The following proteins come from a genomic window of Lolium rigidum isolate FL_2022 chromosome 5, APGP_CSIRO_Lrig_0.1, whole genome shotgun sequence:
- the LOC124653384 gene encoding plant UBX domain-containing protein 2-like, which translates to MMKDKMKDLMKKVTSSSAPSFKGPSHVLGSGPSPSAPTSSSSRPSNPNPNPKQQQPPRPPGPSDSTPLAPSSARRPDANSNGATVACPNCGDAFASEHAVSEHLDGCLAAAGGARARAAAYLAADPPPPAAAVEVAKRLLANLLREPGNDKFRRVRLANPRIKDAVADRDGGLDLLEAAGFAVGDQGGELFAVMDEPPSDARLAGIRRAVLLLERSHPSAPVQTPVEAAPKESGRSGADEQKEVNRIVDRQIRVFFNVPGSSVAETDAPDSFYKLSSEEVSKEARMRRERLEQSRLLIPKSYKEKQALAARQKYKQAVIRIQFPDGVILQGVFLPAEATGSLYEFVASALKQPSLEFDLICPGFPRSRVLPHSPNVGERARTLQDEDLVPSALLKFKPNETDSVVFTGLLDNLLEASEPFTAASS; encoded by the exons atgaTGAAGGACAAGATGAAGGATCTCATGAAGAAggtcacctcctcctccgccccgtccTTCAAGGGCCCCTCCCACGTCCTCGGCTCCGGCCCCTCCCCATCCgcccccacctcctcctcctcccgcccctccaaccctaaccctaaccccaagCAGCAGCAGCCCCCGCGCCCACCCGGGCCCTCCGATTCCACCCCGCTCgccccctcctccgcccgccgcccAGATGCAAACAGCAACGGCGCCACCGTCGCGTGCCCGAACTGCGGCGACGCCTTCGCCTCCGAGCACGCCGTGTCCGAGCACCTCGACGGCTGCCTCGCGGCGGCGgggggcgcgcgcgcgcgcgccgccgcgtaCCTCGCGGCCGACCCGCCCCCGCCCGCGGCCGCCGTCGAGGTCGCCAAGAGGCTGCTCGCGAACCTGCTCAGGGAGCCCGGGAACGACAAGTTCAGGCGGGTCCGGCTCGCCAACCCCAGGATCAAGGACGCCGTGGCCGACCGGGACGGCGGGCTCGACCTCCTCGAGGCCGCGGGGTTCGCGGTCGGGGACCAGGGCGGGGAGCTCTTCGCGGTCATGGACGAGCCGCCCAGCGACGCCAGGCTTGCCGGGATCAGGCGGGCCGTGCTCCTGCTTGAGAGGTCCCATCCTTCCGCGCCCGTGCAGACTCCCGTGGAGGCAGCGCCCAAGGAGAGCGGCCGCAGTGGAGCCGACGAGCAGAAGGAGGTTAACAGGATTGTCGATCGGCAG ATTCGGGTATTCTTCAATGTCCCTGGAAGTTCTGTTGCAGAAACTGATGCACCAGATTCTTTCTACAAACTTAGCAGTGAGGAGGTATCAAAAGAAGCAAGGATGAGGAGGGAAAGGCTAGAACAATCTCGGTTGCTAATTCCAAAGTCTTATAAGGAGAAACAGGCACTGGCTGCTCGACAGAAGTACAAACAAGCAGTCATCCGAATTCAGTTTCCTGATGGAGTAATTCTCCAGGGTGTATTCCTTCCAGCTGAGGCAACCGGTTCACTATATGAG TTCGTCGCGTCAGCCTTGAAGCAGCCAAGTTTGGAATTCGATCTTATCTGCCCAGGTTTTCCTAGGTCACGTGTCCTACCTCATTCTCCAAACGTAGGAGAGCGTGCACGCACCCTGCAAGACGAAGACCTAGTACCTTCTGCACTCCTCAAATTCAAGCCCAATGAGACCGATTCTGTTGTGTTCACCGGTTTGCTTGACAATCTTCTGGAAGCTAGTGAACCGTTTACAGCTGCATCATCTTGA
- the LOC124656888 gene encoding HMG-Y-related protein A-like: MANDDSPKSGDLPPYPEMIMAAIEALDDKSGSNKSAISTYIEENYENLPPAHASLLTANLASMKEGGKLAFVKNNYLKPAATAAADADAAEPTPKRGRGRPRKDPNAPPPPPKEPKDPNAPKRGRGRPPKAQGRGRPAGKSPAPAPKKAKVVKEPKPAPAPAADASGSAPAKRGRGRPPKAK, encoded by the exons ATGGCGAACGACGACTCCCCCAAGTCCGGCGACCTCCCGCCCTACCCCGAG ATGATCATGGCGGCGATCGAGGCGCTGGACGACAAGAGCGGCTCCAACAAGTCGGCCATCTCCACCTACATCGAGGAGAACTACGAGAACCTGCCGCCCGCGCACGCCTCGCTGCTCACCGCCAACCTCGCCAGCATGAAGGAGGGCGGCAAGCTCGCCTTCGTCAAGAACAACTACCTcaagcccgccgccaccgccgccgccgacgccgacgccgcggAGCCCACCCCGAAGCGGGGCCGCGGCCGCCCGCGCAAGGACCCCaacgcgcctccgccgccgcccaaggAACCCAAGGACCCCAACGCGCCCAAGCGCGGCCGTGGGCGCCCGCCCaaggcccagggccgcggccgccCCGCCGGCAAGagccccgcgcccgcgcccaagAAGGCCAAGGTCGTCAAGGAGCCCAAGCCCGCCCCCGCCCCGGCCGCCGACGCGTCCGGCTCCGCCCCCGCCAAGCGCGGACGCGGACGCCCGCCCAAGGCCAAGTAG